The Limanda limanda chromosome 14, fLimLim1.1, whole genome shotgun sequence genomic interval GTCTCtctttacattattatttttttatattattgtaaGAAATAATACTTATTAATAATCAGTCTATTTGGAGTATTCTGCTGAAAACCCatgcaaatcaaatcaaatcaaaagtaaTATAATaagagaatatttaaaaaatacagaagGAAATCAATGCATCGTGTGATGcttctgaaaacacaaatttcCAAAAAACACGTAATGCATTTCTCAAATCCtgtttcaattaaataaaatgtttaatttgtcattCAGATGGGATGTCAagaatatatttgaatttgatATAAGTAAGATGGTCTTCCCTGTCTCTACATTATTGTGTCTGTCAGTCTTGTGATGATCATGCAGTTTCCAGAGTCACTGATTCCCCATTTTCTTGATAAAAAGGGGAACAAGAAGCCGCAGGAGACGTGTTTCCATTTTCCTTAACATGCCATCTTCTACATCAAAACTTTGGACCAATGTGATCGTCTGAAAAGCTGGATTGGATTATTCCAGAAGTAGCTGCGTAATCGTGTTGTGTGCACTGCTGTCATGGAAATCTTATAAATACACTCCTTTGTTAGTCAGAGGGGTTGAGCTATCACATGTTTGTCTGCCCGTGAGGTGTGGTTAATACATTCAGACTCAGCTGATACAGACACGTTGTAACTGATGTGTAAAGCACGAACACTAAACATGTTGTCCTgcacttttactttctttaaggAGGGTATGTTTACACCtctgtctttttgtttattggtttgtttgtctgtgggtTTGTTAGTTTTTAGTGTAAAAAGTCAGCTATGTTTGAGAGAGTGATATCTATCTAAGTTTGTGCAatctgctgcagcttgattcaatttaaaggAACTGTTGCACCTTGTCGAGATTATTCACTCTTTCCAATATACAAGCAGCCTTTTTGATTTGAGAAATCTCAGATGCTGGAAGAGATTAGTAAGATATTGTATTCAATATTCTTTTCGATCTTTATAATCTTTGGGTGGTTCATAACTCGCTTACAGAAATTGTCTTGTGCACTATTCAAAAGCCATGTCCACTTGTGCCATGTCTCCACATATAGAGCACTGCAGAGGGAGGTAGAGATGAAGAAGTCGGAGATGTTTGGCTTCTCCCTGGAAACAGACgacaggacggaggaggagaaatcGCGGCAAACAGCAGCAAATAGGAATGGATTGGTCTCAGCTTTGGGTTTGGGCAAGGAGGCCCCCATGGCACCAATGGACACTGATTACCAGGAAGAAATGGAGGAGACAAAGCCGAAACTCAGATTCAATCTCAACTTTAACAAGTGAGGTTCTCCATGCCTTGATAATATAATCCTACCTGTTTTTAGATCACCATATCTCAGCTTCAGCGTGTCATCAAGCCCCACAGAGTGGACTCATGTGGAGCGGCTTGACCTTTTGACTCATGTATGCCTCTAACCCAATTTTATTGCTTGATATTTTGCATTGTAGAGCGATTCAAGGTATAGACCCGGACAACAGCAAGAGAACAAGTCAGACATTTAACATTGAAAGGCTGTTTGAAGCAGTGGCCAGCGGAGACGTCAGAAAGCTGGAGGGCCTGCACCTGTACCTGTACCAGAACATGAAGAAACTGTCCGACTCcctctgtgagtgtgtcagAACCCATAGGGCACCACACTGTAAGCTGTTGACccgtctgtatgtgtgtgtatttactccCTGAGTGTTATGTTGCACCTGCAGATCAGTCGTATGGCAAAACCCCCCTCATGAAGGCTCTCCTGCACCTCCGAGATGGCAAGAACGAGACTGTGGAATTATTAATTGAGATTTCAGAGAGTCTGGGCGACATTAAAGAGTTTGTGAATGCAGCCTACACCAGCAGCTATTACAAAGGTACACTTTTTATCTGTGAATCTAAGAGCTTGAAACAcacaatccttttttttaaggGACCCCACTCTCTCAGTCTTTCCTAGTAAACACAATGATGTTTGACTCTGACAGGTCAGACAGCTCTCCATATAGCCATCGAGAGGAGGAGTATTTCCTATGTGAAATTACTGGTCAGTAAAGGAGCAGATGTCCACGCCAAAGCCTGTGGAAAATTCTTCCGGCCACATGACAGCCCCTACTTTTACTTTGGTGAGTTTACGCTGCTGCAGAGCGAGAAGTACAACTCAGCATTTGACAGTCCTTGTTGCTGTCTTAGCTGGGTTGTTTCTCTGCTGCACATCAACCATTGAGTATATCAATATCCAAAATtcagtttctttgttttcttttcatgtcaTCAATAATAACTGTTACTTTCTTAATCAATGCCAACGAAGGGTATAAGCTCAAGACACTGGAGTACTAATAAATTGCCAATTGAGTATGTAATTAATTTTTAAAGACCACTGTGTCCTAGAAATCTTTGACACTAAGTGCATGATAAtattcattatcattattattaattgtgTTTTCGTCAGAGATAAAGCACTGGAAACACAGAGTCAATGTGTTGTCATTAGATCAAAACGAGCCTTTCATATCTTAATCAGGAGCTGTTACAGCGCAGAGCCCATCATGTTGTTTCTACAACAGCTCGGAGTGAACAAACCAAAGACTCTGAAGAGTTTCTACATTACTGGAAGGGTCCTCGATTGGAAAGAGTGCGATCAGGGCATACTTATGCAGTCAGTTGCAATCTATATCCTCACCGCTAGATCCCGCTAAATCCTACAAAATGGACCTTTAAGCACATATTGAAATAACTCTGATGACAACATTAGGGTTACATAAgacaaaaatctgttttcttaGGCTGAATTTCTCTTGTAACAAGTAAACTGAACCATGTGTGAAAACCAATGATGAAACACTAACTGTAAATACTAAATACTTTGGGCACCTGCTCGTAAACCTGGTAGCACGGGACGCCCTGCACCCGGAGGCTTGAGTCCTCCAGCAGCGGCTGCAGGTTCGGTTGTGACCCAGCTCTTTGCTGCACATCTTTCCCATTTTACGgataaaattataataataaaataagagtGAATTTCCAGAGTTAAAGTAATACTAATAGATCTTAAGGAGTCTGGTTAAATCTGGAACATGGActgatgtaaaagaaaaagtttaTAGAATATACTCTGAAGGGTCATTTCCATCCATCACTGTCCATTAGAGATAACCGGTAAACTTGGTTCTATGAATAAGACTGTGGTAGGGATTATACAATACAGTATTTGTTTgataaaattaattaataatctgCAACAGTTTTTAACTGGTCAGTAGTCATAGAACTATGTCTTTCTTTCTGATGTGCTAGTCTCAAAGCTCTGCAGTCAAAGGTCATGCTTGTACAGTCATGAATTGAATGTCAAACCTTCTCACATGAagagttttaataaataacacaaacacaggctaaATAAAGTCCAGCCACTGACTGAAGACCCTCTCTGCGTCATCCTCAGGTGAGCTGCCTCTGTCTCTGGCCGCATGCACCAACCAGGCTGACGTGGTGGACTTCCTGTTGGAGAACGAGTACGAGCAGGCGGACGCAAAGCTGGCAGATTCTCAGGGGAACACAGTACTGCATGCTCTGGTGGTGATTGCTGACAACTCCATTGAGAACACAGACTTCATCACCAACATATACGACGGCATCCTCAAGACCACTGCCCGATTGCATCCGAAGCTGAAGCTGGAAGACATAGAGAACCACCAGGGGCTAACGCCTCTCAAAATGGCTGCCAAGACTGGCAAGATAGGGGTCAGTAGAGATGTGGCTAGATCATTTAAGAGGTTTACATATTCCTGCTGCCTAGTAGTGTGCTCCAGACAAGTCTACAGTTTCAGATTGAGTGTTTAACTGCCAGGACAACAGACAATGAACCTTCTGGCTTTCCTTTCATTTGCCTGCAGCTTTTTGCCCACATCCTGAAACGGGAGTTCCAAGAGAGCCACACCAAACATTTGTCCCGTAAATTCACCGAATGGGTTTACGGGCCGGTCAACTGCTCCCTGTATGACCTGTCCTCATTGGATTCCTGCGAGGAAGCCTCAGTCATGGAGATACTGATCCGCGGCAGCGACATTCCTGTGAGTTCTGGCATCAAGAGCCCAGtcagggctgctgctgcacctgtcATCCCGTTCTTCAAcatctttctcctcctgtttccttgCAGAACCGTCACAATATGCTTGAGACGGAACCTCTGAACCGAATGCTGGATGAGAAGTGGAAGAAGTTTGCGGGTCCCCTGTTTTTCGTCAACTTCCTGTTCTACCTTCTGTACCTGATCATATTCACACTGGTCGGTTACAATAAGAAAGAATTAAAGGTGAGGTTCCGGGAACTAGattgaatataaagatggataacGCTTCTGCACTTCCTTCCACTATCctgaaatgaagctaaaataccCATGATACCAGTGCCACCATCTTGCACATATGGAATAAGAGTATGCAAAGTAGCGATCGAGGGGTGAAGCTATCTTTCAGAAACAACTTTTTTGTCTAGTTCATGCCCAATTTACTACCATGGAGGGGGCCAAATATATGCATCCAGCCGCCAGGTGGCAATCCTGGCGCTTTGGCTCCATTTCTAGGGAGCCAGCAATGTCGTCCATCTgtaaatacagtctatgatccaTCTGAGACAGACCTGTGCTGATgatgctgacctttgacctctgttcCACAGCTTCGGTTTCGCCTCGAACACAACTTGAACGGTTACCTGTACGTTTCAGGCCAGCTACTGTTACTACTGGCAAACATCTATTTCTTTTTAGGAGGGGTATGTGCTCCTACTCTAAATCTTATCACTATCTTGTTGAGAATGTATTGCAGTCATGTGACTCTTGCCCTTTTTCCTAAATTCCCAGATAATTGACATGTGCAGGAAGCGACCAAAGCTGCAGACGTTGATGATCGATGGATATTATGAGATTCTTTTgtaagtaaaaatgtatttctctgtctgtctgtctataaaGATTTTCAGACGGTCACATGAGATTTTTAATCACAAACTCAGCAGCCAACAAATATCATGTTTGcaagatatttttattttccctcctGTACAGAGGGTCACttcatttagttgtttttcGTGGATGTGGAATAGGGGCCATTTTCACCAAGCTTCACAGGAACAGGAAGGGAGGGGAAGCTGCAGCCAGTGAAGCGTTTGTTTTGGTCAGAGATGCTGGTGCTAGTGCACCATCTAGTGGGAGTGAATATTACACATTTGAAAATAGTCATTTAGGGGGTGGCCATTTCTACGGTCTCATAGAGGTGGGTTTTTGGATCAATGTTTTCATGCATTAACTAGAATAATAACACAGATATACACATAGTTCGTATAAGAAGTGTTCCAACAACTGTTTCACACATCAAGTCAGAAACGGGTTAAATGTGGCTGATTTGGTCACCAACATTTCTATTcataatagaaaataaagtcagataagaaaaaaataatataatttaaaataatctgGAGGAAACTATGCATTTCATCGACTCACTAAAGTCACCTGCTTGATACTCTGCCAACAATGGAAATACCACAGCACTTGTTTCCTGTACATACCGTCATAGCAGTGTATTAATATCAATCACTTCAATCACTGACAAGTAAACCCCTCGACTACATACAGGAGATCCCGCTTACACTCGTCTTACAGATCAgtcagacattttg includes:
- the trpv1 gene encoding transient receptor potential cation channel subfamily V member 1, translating into MKKSEMFGFSLETDDRTEEEKSRQTAANRNGLVSALGLGKEAPMAPMDTDYQEEMEETKPKLRFNLNFNKAIQGIDPDNSKRTSQTFNIERLFEAVASGDVRKLEGLHLYLYQNMKKLSDSLYQSYGKTPLMKALLHLRDGKNETVELLIEISESLGDIKEFVNAAYTSSYYKGQTALHIAIERRSISYVKLLVSKGADVHAKACGKFFRPHDSPYFYFGELPLSLAACTNQADVVDFLLENEYEQADAKLADSQGNTVLHALVVIADNSIENTDFITNIYDGILKTTARLHPKLKLEDIENHQGLTPLKMAAKTGKIGLFAHILKREFQESHTKHLSRKFTEWVYGPVNCSLYDLSSLDSCEEASVMEILIRGSDIPNRHNMLETEPLNRMLDEKWKKFAGPLFFVNFLFYLLYLIIFTLVGYNKKELKLRFRLEHNLNGYLYVSGQLLLLLANIYFFLGGIIDMCRKRPKLQTLMIDGYYEILFFVQGFLFMISAGLYVCGQQAYLSFMVLCIALSWVNLLYYSRGDSHMGIYSVMIQKMILSDILRFLFVYIVFLFGFSAALVSLLKEPPVKNETVKTGNTRLYAPVGADEECLKPSYSNITYTTLQLFKFTIGMGDMEFMQDSENMEVFYMLLISYIILTYILLFNMLIALMNRTVERIQMQSSSIWKLQRSITILDMEKRLPGFLRRRLRCGVEKKLGTALGDDRRRCFRVEEVNWNKWNINLGKINEDPGCWDSLHQPTPDTPLHRPNRGRSWRGLFGDGSRRLQTHQSTEMSFLSSQPV